TTCGCCCACAAGTTCAAGGCCCGCAACGGTGAACGCTTCTTCCACtacctcttcatcatcgccgccttTGTCGGTCTCATCACCTACTATGCCCAGGCCTGCGATCTCGGCTGGGATGTGATCGCGCAGGCGAACCAGATCAACCGAAGCGGTCTCACCCGTCAAATCTTCTGGCCCAAGTATGTCTTCTGGGTTGTCGCCTTCCCCGCCGTCGTTATCGCTCTTGGTGTCCTCTCCGGTGTCTCCTGGGCCACCATCCTCTTTAACGTCTTCCTCACCTGGATCTGGCAGCTCAGctacctcgccgccgcctaCACTCCATCCAACTACAAGTGGGGCTTCTTCGCCTGGGGTCTCCTCGCtcatctcttcctcctctacTCTACTTTGATCCACAGCCGCAGGAACGCCACCCATGTTGGCATCCGCAGTGACTACACCAAGCTTACCGGCTATGCCAACTTCCTCTGGCTCATCTATCCCATTGCCTGGGGTCTGTCTGATGGCGGTAATGTCATTGGTGTTACTGCCAGCTTCATATGGTTCGGTATCCTCGACttgctcctcatcatcggctTCGCTGCTTTCACCATCGTCCTCTCCAGACGATGGGATTATGGCAGACTCAACATTGCCTTCACCCAGTATGGCCGTGTCCCTGTTCACGCTGGCAGCTTCCCCGAGAAGAACTCTCCCCATGCCAACGCTGCCGTTGCCCCCAGCACCCGCGCTGCTGTTTAAGCGATTGATGAATAGCAATGCATCATCAATGATGCTTGTTGGAGTGGTCACAGTCCCAACTTGAAGCGGAGGAAGGAATAGGTGACGGAAGCCACTCATTTACCCGAAGTTTATGTTTGTTGCTATCAATTCATGGGACAGGTCTGCATTTCAGAGATACCCAAAGTCACTCGCTAGTTGCGTTGGTCATGTAGGATAGAGTTGGATTGGCTTggattggaggaggcggtaATAATGTCTAATATACGGCAGACGTAATGGTATAATCAATGAACTATTTTGATGAACTATTTTGAGTCAAATGTCTTGAAACCAAGATCTCGTGTGGTGATCTCTACCTTATGTGAGCAATGTCCAAGACtcacgacgatgatgacggttTTATGGGCGAATGCCTTCTAAAACAACCCCGTGTAAGTCCCAAAAAGGAAGGAGCTatgaccaccacccacccatgCACTCCACTTTTGCGCAACCGCCAAGCCCGGAACACCCACAAGCTCCAAGCTCGCCTTGGTTTCGCAGCCATTCAATTGGGATTCTTTTTTGAGAAGTCCATCATCAGACGATCTTCCACACCTACCAACACCCACGGTCACCACCATTCGGTCACACCAAACATGAATTCAATACCAAGAATAACCCGGCGCCTAGCCGCCACTTCCCAGAAACgcttcttcacccccaacacccctcgACGAGCGAAACCCCAGCAACACCCACActaccaccaacccaccccctccggctccaagtcctccaacCCAGAAATGGACAGGATACACCAGCTCTACCGCCAGCGGAACCGTTCAACCGCCTTTTACACCATCTCTGTGATCCTCGGCACAGTGGCCTTGAGTTATGGTTCAGTACCAATGTATAAAATGGTtcgttccccctcccctttccccttccccctttacTAAACTCCCCCCGTCAGATCTGTCAAACAACCGGCTGGGGCGGACAACCCGTCCGCGCCCAcggcggctcctcctcctcctcctcccccgacgaAGACATAACCGCCAaactcatccccatcaccacatccccccGCATCCGcgtctccttctccgcctcggTCTCCGACCTCCTAGACTGGAAATTCGTTCCACAACAGCGAGAAGTTCGGGTTTTACCGGGAGAGACAGCGCTGGCGTTTTATACCGCGACGAACAACTCTGACAAGGACATCATCGGGGTGGCGACCTACTCTGTCACACCAGCACAGGTGGCGCCCTACTTTAGCAAGATTCAGTGCTTCTGTTTTGAGGAGCAGAGGCTCCAGGCCGGGGAGACGGTGGACATGCCGGTTTTCTTTTACTTGGATCCGGATCTGCTAAATGATCTCAACATGAGAGGGGTGGAGAGCGTGGTGTTGAATTATACTTTTTTCAAGGCTAGGTATGATGATCAGAAGTGAAAAAACTCGCCTTCTCAAAGAGGGAAGAGTCGCCATtggggtgatggaggagtgGCGTTTGAGAAAGGAGTAACGTCACGGGAAAGAAATGAAAGAAAGAGGGTGTAAGATAGGGTGTGAGATATTATTGTTATCAGGTTCAAAGGTATCATCATAGGTGGGGGCTACATAAAAACATTTCCCCGACCAGAAGGCAGGAAAATTCCTGGTCGGTTGGCATACAGGAGCGTGGGCGGCACAAACTATGAGATCTCATCTTTTTTGTATATATACATACACGTTACACGTACACTTATATTCTACAAGAGGTGAAAACCGAAATCTGACAACATTATCTGTACAACTTTTCCTCTGACAAACCTAACGTggccccccaccaccacctcacctcccctcacTCTtagcccccttcttcacccccttcatgctcctcctcggcctgctGAGCTTCGCCTCCTTgctcttgagctccttgttCACCAACCAGGCGTTCAGCGGGGGGCGATAGCCGATGAATTTCCCTTCGGGGGAGTAGACGTCAATGACAGGCCAGTTTGGTTCCGTCTCTGCAGTGgtgtcttgttcttcttcttgttgttgttgtctctGGTCAAATTCATCTTCCCAGTCATTTTGACTTTCTTCtcttggtggagagggcttCTCATCCCACGCGGCCCAGAGATCGTCCCTCAACTGCTCGTCAGACATCCTCTCGTGTCTGGGGGTGTAAACCGGTTTAGGCTTGTGTTTCTCCTTTTTCGATTCCTTTTCCCGAGAGAGGGAGTTGACCGGTTCGGGCCGGAGGTCAAgcgttggggtggtggtggttgcgtCCGTTGCCAGAGAGGTGAGCATGTGGAATGGGtccgaggaggggggtttggcgTATACTGGCTTTGGGGCAGAGGTGTCGAATAACTTTCTCGTGCGGACTTGAACAGCTAATTCTACCCAGCCGACGCCTTCAATGAGGATATCGATGCCCAAAACGCGGTAGGGGAGTTGATCGACCTTGAGACCGACGGCTTCTTTCCTTGTCAAGGGTCCAGTACGGGCTTTGGTGATGTCGTATCTTAACTGGAACGCTCCCGCAtgcttgatcttcttgcccGTCCCAGGGAGGGCAATGTTGCCTACTTTTGGTGCGTTCGGGTCTTGGGTTTGCGTTGCGATGGCCTTCTCGGTGGAGGTGAGATGCGGGTCGATGGGGGTGAAGGCGTATGCCAGAAAAACAAGCTCTTCGTCTGGGGCGACGTTGCGGGGTGTGATGCGGATGAAGCCGCCGATGAGCAAGGACTGACCGGGTTTGATGGTTTGCTGTTCTGGAACAATGCGTTGTTTCATGACGAGAGATGTGCGGCATTCAGGGCGGACGAAGAGTTCGATGTCGCCTCTCGACAGGCCGGGGAGATCGATCAGCTCGCCTTTGCCAGATCCAAAGGGAATCctgatgggggaggcggtcGTGCCAGGGAGGGAAGAAACGATGGGCATGGCTGGGTAGGCGGTCTCTTCTTGCGGAGGGGGTAAGAGGTCGGAGGTCGTGTGGAGACTGaggccggggaggagggtgttgcgcgcttcttcatcctcgggGTTTTCAGTAAAAGAAAGTGGCTCGGCTGTCCTCTTTGCGAAGACATTAACGGGggcaatcttcttcttgttgagcAGCACCGCGGTAGCCTCTGACATGCGGTTCTTGGGAAAGACTGCTTCAAAGAGCTGCGATTTTCCAACGTTGACTTTGCCAACCATCCAGCATGCGCCGCCACGCTTCCAGACATcttccttgagctccttggtccaccatcctcgcttGGCGCTGACGCAGTGGACGTTTCCTAGTCGGACACGTTGACCAACCCTTCCCAGGGCGTCACGGAGGGTCTCTCGAATATAAGGCATCATGGAGTCGACCATTTCCTTCTTGGGCGCCAAAAGATCGGAGCGAGTGACGATAAAGCTCATCTCAATTAACCTGCCACGCTTATACTTGTGttgccctcctcttcggtTCTGCGTACGTAGGGTGATGTCCAGAATGCTGTGGAGCCTGGGCAGGAGAGACATTGGGAAGTCGGCGGCGTCAATGATATGGTAGATATGGTTGTATTTGTATGGTGATTCTTCGATGGTCTCCTGGATAGACTCCAGAGTCGGGTGGTAAATGGAGTTGCCCGTAGAATTGTGAACCAGATTATGGCAGCGATCGCACAGCGGTGGACTTTCAATCTTCTGCAGTTCGCGTTTGCTTGGGGGCTGTCGTTCCTGGGGTAGAAGTGATTTGAGATCGATGCCCGCTTGTGCCAGCGCGTCAAGGTCCAGCCCACTCAATGCATCTTTGATAATATCATTCTGTTCCAATTTGTCCGGTTTGGTTGTTTTATCTAGTCCCAAATATTGTCTGATGCTCTTCCGTGACATATCATAGTAGCCAGCTTCGTCGGGGACGGCGGTTTGCGACAGGGCACCGCAGCCATGGCATTGAGGCGGtagtttctttttggttGCAACTTCGAGGC
This window of the Podospora pseudoanserina strain CBS 124.78 chromosome 3, whole genome shotgun sequence genome carries:
- a CDS encoding hypothetical protein (EggNog:ENOG503NYUU; COG:S) — its product is MSQIIPRNDAWRTHPPPGSNQYLSDNGSNWLFAVAALFGVTTLGLFAHKFKARNGERFFHYLFIIAAFVGLITYYAQACDLGWDVIAQANQINRSGLTRQIFWPKYVFWVVAFPAVVIALGVLSGVSWATILFNVFLTWIWQLSYLAAAYTPSNYKWGFFAWGLLAHLFLLYSTLIHSRRNATHVGIRSDYTKLTGYANFLWLIYPIAWGLSDGGNVIGVTASFIWFGILDLLLIIGFAAFTIVLSRRWDYGRLNIAFTQYGRVPVHAGSFPEKNSPHANAAVAPSTRAAV
- a CDS encoding hypothetical protein (EggNog:ENOG503Q4AI; COG:S), with translation MHIRPARNASSRWLGSVFNAEHLTPTSVPLYLCPAFRSLSTVANAPHSRPSIPHHRQNAPCQFRQLRRLHEQSSGFDHTSDAPEEITSLEVATKKKLPPQCHGCGALSQTAVPDEAGYYDMSRKSIRQYLGLDKTTKPDKLEQNDIIKDALSGLDLDALAQAGIDLKSLLPQERQPPSKRELQKIESPPLCDRCHNLVHNSTGNSIYHPTLESIQETIEESPYKYNHIYHIIDAADFPMSLLPRLHSILDITLRTQNRRGGQHKYKRGRLIEMSFIVTRSDLLAPKKEMVDSMMPYIRETLRDALGRVGQRVRLGNVHCVSAKRGWWTKELKEDVWKRGGACWMVGKVNVGKSQLFEAVFPKNRMSEATAVLLNKKKIAPVNVFAKRTAEPLSFTENPEDEEARNTLLPGLSLHTTSDLLPPPQEETAYPAMPIVSSLPGTTASPIRIPFGSGKGELIDLPGLSRGDIELFVRPECRTSLVMKQRIVPEQQTIKPGQSLLIGGFIRITPRNVAPDEELVFLAYAFTPIDPHLTSTEKAIATQTQDPNAPKVGNIALPGTGKKIKHAGAFQLRYDITKARTGPLTRKEAVGLKVDQLPYRVLGIDILIEGVGWVELAVQVRTRKLFDTSAPKPVYAKPPSSDPFHMLTSLATDATTTTPTLDLRPEPVNSLSREKESKKEKHKPKPVYTPRHERMSDEQLRDDLWAAWDEKPSPPREESQNDWEDEFDQRQQQQEEEQDTTAETEPNWPVIDVYSPEGKFIGYRPPLNAWLVNKELKSKEAKLSRPRRSMKGVKKGAKSEGR
- the COX11 gene encoding Cytochrome c oxidase assembly protein cox11, mitochondrial (EggNog:ENOG503NW27; COG:O) is translated as MSKTHDDDDGFMGECLLKQPRVSPKKEGAMTTTHPCTPLLRNRQARNTHKLQARLGFAAIQLGFFFEKSIIRRSSTPTNTHGHHHSVTPNMNSIPRITRRLAATSQKRFFTPNTPRRAKPQQHPHYHQPTPSGSKSSNPEMDRIHQLYRQRNRSTAFYTISVILGTVALSYGSVPMYKMICQTTGWGGQPVRAHGGSSSSSSPDEDITAKLIPITTSPRIRVSFSASVSDLLDWKFVPQQREVRVLPGETALAFYTATNNSDKDIIGVATYSVTPAQVAPYFSKIQCFCFEEQRLQAGETVDMPVFFYLDPDLLNDLNMRGVESVVLNYTFFKARYDDQK